A region of Salvia splendens isolate huo1 chromosome 17, SspV2, whole genome shotgun sequence DNA encodes the following proteins:
- the LOC121775533 gene encoding alkaline ceramidase-like codes for MEDLASFWGPVTSTHEWCELNYVHSSYIAEFFNTISNVPCIILALIGLVTALRQRFEKRFSVLHLSNMILAIGSMLYHATLQRLQQQGDETPMVWEMLLYIYILYSPDWHYRSTMPTFLFLYGAVFAVAHSQVRFDIGFKVHYALLCLLCIPRMYKYYIHTEEKAAKQLTKVYVATLVMATICWLVDHLLCKHISLWHFNPQGHALWHVIMGFNSYFANTFLMFCRAQQRGWDPKVERFLGMLPYVKIQKPKAQ; via the exons ATGGAAGATCTGGCGAGTTTTTGGGGCCCTGTGACATCCACACATGAGTGGTGTGAACTGAATTACGTCCACTCTTCCTATATTGCTGAATTTTTCAACACCATATCTAATGTCCCATGCATCATCCTAGCACTCATTGGTCTTGTTACTGCACTGAGACAGCGATTTGAGAAAAGGTTCAGCGTCCTTCACTTATCAAATATGATACTTGCCATTGGCAGCATGCTCTATCATGCCACACTGCAGCGACT GCAGCAGCAAGGGGATGAAACACCTATGGTGTGGGAAATGCTCCTTTACATCTACATTCTCTACTCTCCGGACTGGCATTATCGAAGTACAATGCCCACATTTTTGTTTCTCTATGGCGCAGTATTTGCAGTTGCACACTCACAAGTTCGCTTCGACATTGGTTTCAAGGTGCACTATGCATTGCTTTGTCTCCTTTGCATTCCCAGGATGTACAAGTATTACATTCACACCGAAGAAAAAGCTGCTAAGCAGCTGACAAAGGTGTATGTGGCCACTCTTGTGATGGCAACTATCTGCTGGCTAGTCGACCATCTCTTATGCAAACATATTTCGCTGTGGCACTTCAATCCACAGGGTCATGCCTTGTGGCATGTTATAATGGGTTTCAACTCATACTTTGCCAACACATTTTTGATGTTCTGCCGAGCTCAACAACGAGGGTGGGATCCAAAAGTAGAGCGCTTTTTGGGTATGCTTCCTTACGTGAAGATTCAAAAACCAAAAGCCCAGTAG